cttgataattactaggtccagcatggtcatgcaccatcctttcgtagttattgtataatccatcatcctcattcattatagcatgttctctcggcatagacagcggtgcttccccgtgacaaacccaaactttgtaattcaggacaaatccacgcctactaacatgttctctgaccgtaggtacatctaaatacgcttgattcttgcacttcttacacgggcacctaatgttaccttgtccatctgtgtacgccgtttgattgaacgcccactcaaggaaaaactcaagccccgtttcaaatgcggtacgatcattgtatctcgcgtacatccacgtacgattatcactcattcttgcaaattctaattgaaaaaaacaaataaaatataataaattacttgaaatctaacaaaatttcgacagcataaccccactatcctaactaccaagtgctcgactctaccagcaactatagtgaccatagtggtcctaatttactaagcctatactaggtctacccggccccccaatgtcgaagcaataatacaatacaaataaaagcaataaaaatcatggtaattaaattaaaaacaatcatttgtagggagaagatccttaagaaataatcaatttctatcccaaagggagaagatccttaagaaattgattaaatctatcccacaatatatatatatataataatataacatttcataaacacatagcacataacatttaatttaacaaaattatccaacatatataaattattctaacaaacaattcttaaactaattgattaaaattaatataatttaaaattaatcatgcttcataatttaaaattaatcatgcttcataatttaaaattaaactaacaacatatattaaatagattaatataatttaaaattaatcatgcttcatataatttagttataaacaaaatcaattataaattaattaactatatataacaaataaatctatttaattaatatataattaaatacataaataaattcataattaaataaataaataaataagagagcgtacggtggtggtttccggtgggtgtcgtgaagaaggcggtgaaacgaggtcgtcgaactacaataaataatataagtgaaaattatataattatatatatataattaaaattaatgagatatatatatatatatatatatatatatatatatatatatatatatatagatctagagagagagagagagagagagagagagagagagatacctgctagggcggcggcggtcggcggcggcggcgaagcagcagcagcaggcaggggagggggggtggattttcgtgtgtgtgtgcggcgcagaaactgaaaaaagaaggaacccgctgccctatatttaaacggttaccgacggcaaatgccgccgctagctagcggcggcaaCTTTCCCGCCGttaattctataaaataaattatttaatgcgtattttaatattaacggcggcgtcgccgccgctaGCTAACGGCGGGGAATTCGCCGTCGGTAGATGGCCGGTAAATTCGAAAGTTCGGGTCGCCTggactgccgccgccgtgccgccgttagctaccgacggcaaaatagccgCCGGTAGTTTTCGACGGTAAaaacgcgtttttttgtagtgtaataCAACAAACGAAATTACGGGATAACACAACATCTGATCCCTTTGATCGGCTCTCTCGTTTGCCTGAAAATCGGTAGATGGACAATCTCAAACACTGTGATTATAATAGGATCATTAAAACGTGATAATGCAAGGCAGACCCATGCAAATCCTTGTGATAATCTAAATAATTCAAAATCGATCAAACTGCTTGATAAAAATAATGCAAACTCTCATCGTTGAGGGAACAACCTGTGCCTTAAAATAGAACACATATAATACCACTAGTTAAAGAAACAATATTTGTTGTCCAATGAAATTAACATCAAATCTTGATTTCTACAACTCGATCTAAAATCAAGAGCACTTGATATGAGTTAGCAACATCTACAGAATGGCTTCTGCAGAGTGGAAGAGAGGAACCTCATTTTTACGAGCACGAACACGCTATCGATTAACATTAAATATGAGTTTGGAAAGGCaatgtaattaataaatatttttttatagtatTTTGATTCGAAAGTTCGAAAGTTATtatcctaatttccaaatcaacctaagttattgtcctaaaaaaccctctaaCTCCGACAACATGATAATACAACAATTGAAATTATGGGATAACACGGCGTCTAATAGTTTTGTTTTATAGATATATTCAAAATTAAGTGATTGTAATTAAGTGATGGCAAGAGCTAAAGCCTAAATGAGCTGAAACAATGAAGAATGTTACATGTTTCACTTACTGATGCAAATTTACTAGCAATTAAAACACAATAGCATTTCACAAACTTAAGATATTTATTTGATGTGGAAAATGCACACACTTATTTTCTTAAGGGTAATTTTATACATAACCCCCATTTTACTCACTATATCCttctaatttaaaaaataataaaataataatattttttactattttgccctttaactcttaaattaattatcaacTAACTAACTACTTCAATTTTGGAGTAATATTAATTAACAAAGTAAATATCCAATATTTCGTAGTCTTTAAtaattttctactttttttctTCTGAGGGAAATCCTCTTCTACAAAAACAaacgaaaaacaaaaataaaaacagaaacaaaaacaaaaatacatCCATCACTCCATAGCACCCATTCGTATTCGATCTTCTTCTAATTTCTATGTTTGCAACTAATTAGCAATCGGCAAATCCCTTTCGTACATTTCCTTTTTCACTGATTTATCACTTGCTATTCTTGTCATACACTTTAACTGTGCAGATATCTATAAATCTCATCAAATAATAACTTAATCACCATAACTCCAAATTTTTGTATGCATATATTCTCATGAAACAAATTCTGAAATTTAGTTGATTGCCAGAATAATCATCTTTGCAGAATCAATTAATCAGAACAATGCATTGCAAAATTTGTTCATACGCTATGGCTCCCGTCGAAATCCCTAGGCCTTCTAAACTCAGCGTAAACTCTACAATTTGGGGGCCatgtatataatttattattaggaATTTATTTTGAGAGCTATAAGGGTAGATATgtacatttataattattttaaataattttttaaattagaggctataaagagtaaaatggaggctgtgtttaaaattacccttttCTTAATTGCCTCAGCATCACATATAACATTTTCTGTTAGTTTTACTCCTATTAcgtacatattttattttaaggttatttttTGTGTATTATATACATATTGGGCCCAAGTCGGAATAGAAGAAAATTATGTCATGGGGAATTCAGCCCAActcaaaatttggtttttgatGTTGAATTGTTGAGCTTAATTTGAGTAAATTGGTGTTTTAATTGCTTCTTTGTTATCAATTCAAGGAATAAAAATGGATTATAGTTAGGCATAATTTAAAAGATAAATGATGGAGCTGGGCATATATTTTGTATTGGGCtggaaatttatttattatatagagAAGCCCAATTAGTCTTGAGTTCGAGTCTCAAGTgacgcggtctttaaatttctttatttaatgttgtaatttatcaaaaaaaaaaaaagtttacttCATAGCTAAACCAACAACCCCTACGGTtactaataaaattaacatcaaatcTTGATTAATTCTATAACTCGATCTAAAATCAAGAGCACTTCATATGAGTTAGCAACATCTACACAAACACAATGGCTTCGGCAGAGTGGAAGAGAGGAACCTCATCTTACGTACGAGCACGAACACGCTATCGAACGAGGAAGGAGATCGTGCATCGAAGATCCTTTCAGTTGGCTAGAATCCGTTACTCCAACAAGTCTATCTGCGTCTGCTTCTAGTCCGAGATGACGGTGAGTTTGAGGAATCTACTCGACTTGACTCAGCTCGATTCGTTTGCTTCTTTCTGCATCTCCACGCGAGTTGGATCCGTCTAGCTGCAATTCCTCGCCAATAAGGCGATTCATACCTACAATGCAAAGAAGGCAACGAGTGCAATATATGATGCTCACAATGCTATGCACGAACGTGTTTGCAAGCTAACGAGCCCAATACTTTCAAGTTAATCGATTCATTTATAGGTTATGCATTATAAAGAAGTTACCTTATGGCGCCTTGAACAAGTGAACTCCTTAAGAATCTTGCGAAGAGATCTTCAAAAACAGCAGCTCGTAATACAAAGGCCTCGACGTTTGTTAAACAAGTTACTAGTAATCTACAGGAAGCAGCAGATGAGCCGATTTTAATAGACAAGAAGCAGTAATTCTTAAATGAAAAAATCCAACGCAGACAGCAGAAACTCACCTGCGGCAGGGGAAGCAACTCTCGATCGTCTCTTTCATTTGCCTGAAAATCGATAGATGGACAATCTCAAACATTGTGACTATAACAGAAACATTAAGACGTAATATTGCAAAGTAGTAACACTAACCTGTTTGGCAAGTCGCAGAGCCACTTGACCTCAAAAAGAACATCTAACATTAAGTTTAAAGGAAAACTTGTTTTTTAATTCCGTGGCACAAGCTACAGCTAAAGGATTGCACTCGAGTAAATCAATGATCTCTATCCAAGAGTGATCATACGGCCAATCGAGCTGTTGTAATTTGTAGCAATGCTGCATGCTTAGTCTACGAAGCTCCGGGAAGCTTCCACGTTGAGGTCTCCATCGCACCAAATCGGTGTCTTCAATTTGAAGTTCAATAAGTTTCAAAAAATTCCCCGGTGTTATGTCCCACTCTGGGCCTTGAAATGCATAGCAATATAAAATGAGAATCTCGAGATTTGGCAACAGCGAACCAATGTCATTCATATAATTCCAAGGATACCCCCCTAACCCAGACAAATATAACACCTTGAGACTTGATGGAAACATTGAAAGAGGAATCGTATTACACTCATACTTTATCTCAGGATTATAAACCCGATATTTAAGTGTCTCCAAATTCTGGAGTTGTGAGATATAACCCAAGCAACTCGATGGGTTtctttcatcatcatcatcatcatcataaggCTTCAACTCCACTTGAATTCCTAATTCCTTTAAATTAGGAATTCTTTTGAGAACTTCCATTGTACAACTCTTTGCACTCACACCAATAAGTGAGGTGAGTTTGTTCAAGGTACCATCATCAGTATTAGGGGTTGGTAGGTCCCTTCTCCAAACACTAATACGCTCTAGTTCTTGCATGTCCCAAATTTGCACAGGCATATAAGACTGAACTCCACGCTTTTTAATGAACATATGTGGATGGATAATCAAGAATTGAAGGTGAAAAAGGTTGGATATGGAAGGAGGGAGCTCCCCGTTGCATTTTAGGGAAAGGTACCGCAGACAAACaagtttcaaaatttcaattggGATATGGTAAAATCGAACTCCAAGAGCATATAGTACCCTGAGCAACTTGAAACCCATGGCAAGTATTGGGATTGGATATGGGTGATAAGGACCAACACAAAGGAGAGAACGGACAGTGGATGCACAATCACTTTTTATCGAATCATACACTTGTTTGAAGCCAAATAAACTATTGTAATGGGCACACAAGCGACGTTGGTCTTTTATTACATCATCACAACCTCGTAAGACATGTAGAAACTTGATCCTACTAGCTTCTACCTTACATAAGTGCTGCCAACAAGAATGCACGCGATACTGCCTATCCAAATACCAAGAATTTTCTGTGTCGAGAACAAGATGATACGACTTAGAAAGCTTTTCCCAGAAACCTTCAAAACCCTTTTCAACATTCAGTTCAAGAAAGCCCTCAGCACTCAACAGATAATTGATACCGGATGGAGTATGATTGATATATGGAGGGAAAGCTCCCATATAGAGGAAGAACATTTTTAAATGTTGGGGTAAGTAGTCATAACTTGGGAAAAGTACCtctgatatttgattatatgcatCCTTGAAAAGTGAGTTGTGTTGTTTGTAGGCTACCTCAGTCCAGTATTCTGGGGTCTTGTCGGCTTTTGATAGGAGCTCTGCAACTGTGACTATGATAAGAGGAAGACCTTCACATTTCAATGCAATCTTCTCTCCCAGTTTCTCAAGTTGAGGAGGGAAACCGTCTTCACTAAACACCTTCACACCAAACACCTTCTCACCAAGTAGATTCTTACTATCTTCTTCATTCAACAATCTCAATCTCATGCCCCCATGCTGCTTGTATGTTATACGTTGTCTACTTGTAAGTAAGAACTGAATCCCTCCAAGAGTATTCTTTTCTAGCAAGCAATTTATCAAGCGATCTACTGCTTGTTCctcccaaacatcatccaacacGATGAGGCATTTCTTATCCTgcaatttttctttcaatagtTCAACTACTTCCTCATCGTCATCATCTCCTTGGGCAAGCATTCGGTAAGCGTTAGGATCCACTTGAGCTAGAACACAGCGTAATAGTTCATTGGGCTCGCATTTTCTGCCCACTTTGACCcatgctcgaaactcaaaatGGCTCCGAATTGATGGATCTTCAAAAATATGTTTAGCAAGAGTTGTCTTTCCAACGCCCGCCATCCCAATAATCGAATAGTGTTTATCTTCAAGAAGATTATCTCTAGCGTCTTGAAATGCATAAGATCTTCCAACCATATTTGACTTGATTCCACCAAAATCGATTCTTGAGGAAATAGgctcgccttcttcttcagccatATTCTCCATTTCAATGATGTACTCCTCCTCCATCATCTTCACCATCTCGACGAAACAATCAACATGGTGTTGCAGACTCTGCAAATCTACAGAGAATGACAAGTTGCTTCTCTCGCTTTGGAGTTGTGGAAGAATCTCAGGTAAGACATGGGATTCGAGTAAATCTTCGAATTCCCAAACTGCCTCTTTGATGAGTTCATCCAAAGCATTCACCTCCGTCCTGATCTTGCTGCAGCTGGTCTCGTCCAATTTTCGCAGAACTTTCTGCAATCGATCCATCCCGTCGGAGGCAGGCTGTAAGATTTGTGGAGAGTGGGAAACGAGAGAAATGCGAGACGATTGTAGAATACGCAGAATCGTATTCTTGAGAGAAGCCGCCGCACCAAAAGCCGCCATACCCAAATTATCAGCTGAGATACGATATATTGTTGAAATGAAATTGCTTAGGTCTGCAATTTTCCTCCAAAATGAAGCTTAAACTAAACTGCAATTTTCCTCCAAAATTCAGTCGCCTAAGAATgaaacgaagaagaagaagaagaaggaattaTAATAAGCAAACGCAGACGAAACAAATGATAGATATCAGTTCTCTGCTTACCTCTCGACGGCGGCGGCAGCTGGATTTGATACAATTTCAGAAACTTTCAATTCCACATTCAAGAACTTTAGtaaatgatttgaa
The genomic region above belongs to Salvia miltiorrhiza cultivar Shanhuang (shh) chromosome 5, IMPLAD_Smil_shh, whole genome shotgun sequence and contains:
- the LOC131026591 gene encoding putative late blight resistance protein homolog R1A-10 isoform X1, which codes for MAAFGAAASLKNTILRILQSSRISLVSHSPQILQPASDGMDRLQKVLRKLDETSCSKIRTEVNALDELIKEAVWEFEDLLESHVLPEILPQLQSERSNLSFSVDLQSLQHHVDCFVEMVKMMEEEYIIEMENMAEEEGEPISSRIDFGGIKSNMVGRSYAFQDARDNLLEDKHYSIIGMAGVGKTTLAKHIFEDPSIRSHFEFRAWVKVGRKCEPNELLRCVLAQVDPNAYRMLAQGDDDDEEVVELLKEKLQDKKCLIVLDDVWEEQAVDRLINCLLEKNTLGGIQFLLTSRQRITYKQHGGMRLRLLNEEDSKNLLGEKVFGVKVFSEDGFPPQLEKLGEKIALKCEGLPLIIVTVAELLSKADKTPEYWTEVAYKQHNSLFKDAYNQISEVLFPSYDYLPQHLKMFFLYMGAFPPYINHTPSGINYLLSAEGFLELNVEKGFEGFWEKLSKSYHLVLDTENSWYLDRQYRVHSCWQHLCKVEASRIKFLHVLRGCDDVIKDQRRLCAHYNSLFGFKQVYDSIKSDCASTVRSLLCVGPYHPYPIPILAMGFKLLRVLYALGVRFYHIPIEILKLVCLRYLSLKCNGELPPSISNLFHLQFLIIHPHMFIKKRGVQSYMPVQIWDMQELERISVWRRDLPTPNTDDGTLNKLTSLIGVSAKSCTMEVLKRIPNLKELGIQVELKPYDDDDDDERNPSSCLGYISQLQNLETLKYRVYNPEIKYECNTIPLSMFPSSLKVLYLSGLGGYPWNYMNDIGSLLPNLEILILYCYAFQGPEWDITPGNFLKLIELQIEDTDLVRWRPQRGSFPELRRLSMQHCYKLQQLDWPYDHSWIEIIDLLECNPLAVACATELKNKFSFKLNVRCSF
- the LOC131026591 gene encoding probable disease resistance RPP8-like protein 4 isoform X2 encodes the protein MAAFGAAASLKNTILRILQSSRISLVSHSPQILQPASDGMDRLQKVLRKLDETSCSKIRTEVNALDELIKEAVWEFEDLLESHVLPEILPQLQSERSNLSFSVDLQSLQHHVDCFVEMVKMMEEEYIIEMENMAEEEGEPISSRIDFGGIKSNMVGRSYAFQDARDNLLEDKHYSIIGMAGVGKTTLAKHIFEDPSIRSHFEFRAWVKVGRKCEPNELLRCVLAQVDPNAYRMLAQGDDDDEEVVELLKEKLQDKKCLIVLDDVWEEQAVDRLINCLLEKNTLGGIQFLLTSRQRITYKQHGGMRLRLLNEEDSKNLLGEKVFGVKVFSEDGFPPQLEKLGEKIALKCEGLPLIIVTVAELLSKADKTPEYWTEVAYKQHNSLFKDAYNQISEVSGKSFLSRIILFSTQKILGIWIGSIACILVGSTYVR